Part of the Drosophila santomea strain STO CAGO 1482 chromosome 2L, Prin_Dsan_1.1, whole genome shotgun sequence genome is shown below.
TCAAATGCAGCAaagttaaatgaaataacTAAATGGTAACTAAAATATGGAACAAGAAACCACATTAAAAACagaattatttataatttaaacaaatagaaatatGACAAATGTAGCCCCCTAAAATTTATTCAAACGTAATGAGCTCTAACCAGCTAAAAGCCAAAAAAGGCATACTTATGAACCCCTTTCAGGGATTTAAAATTTCAGCATCAAAGATTTTTGGCGCCCAAGCGCCCCGAATTAAATGATTTGGACCACTGGAAGCGCTAAAACGTGGCGAGcacattaaatttgtttagtaTGTGCACTAAAGTAAACGCGACAGGGCATCGGGTCGCACAAATGGTTATGGGACTCCCCTGCCGCAGGCTGGGTATACCTCTTTTTGGGCTCCACTCCGCCGGATTCATTCAGTTAACGCGTCGCAGTGGCGTAGTTGGCActtttctatttatttgccCATTAACGCTCATTTGCGGTTATCAGGTAAATTGGATAAAAGCCAACGTAGCATGAAGCCTGCTCCTCCGCCTGTGCCTCCCACTCTGGAAAAGTGCCTGCTGTGGAAAGTCCTGTTTTTCCACGCCACTCCCGCCCTGCTCCCCCCTCTCACTGCTTATCTTGGCCGTGTTGTTGCAACATGAAACGAAggctttggctttgacttTGCCCTCTTTCCACACTGCGCACAAAAACTGTAATGAGCTGGTGAAACAAGCTTATAGCCTAAGCCAATTAAAAGGGATGCTGTAAtcccaaataaaatataaataaataaaatgaataccTCGACTTTATGCGAAAAGAccttttaataatttatgattatattagcccatttctctcagtggcgaaaggaaatgaaaatctTCATTCAAgtatttatttcgttttcgCGTTAACTGCGCCAGTCATTAACTTTTTACGACTGTTTGATCCCAGTCCGCCAATTCGCTCGCAAATATAtcaaaattcaaatgcaatcCAAATATTTGCGGTGACAGAAATCCAGCCTTAGTGTCGTCGACAAGCCATCCGCAATTTGTGTGGATGGCCTAATAGATAAAGCGTTTTGTTGCCGACTTATGGGGCCaaataaaatttcatattCACTTTGTGGCAAATATTTTCCCCCTTCGACGGCGAGCGCATTTAAATGCACCATATTGCAAAGCTCAAATGAAATTTTGTGGCTtgttgcaaaacaaaaagcagcaaaaagtAATGTAAATAACAGCGAGGAAAACGCGCTGCAACACAATACTCATGCACACGCGGCTGCATTGTGGCTGGGGATCGGTGTTGTCCtttgtccttcgtccttcgacGCCGTCCACTGCATGCGGTCGCTCAATATGAAAGTGCCTGCAGTGAAGGCGCATTGATACACTCCGAAAAAATCTAGGGAATATGGAGTCTAGTTTGAAAGTTAGCTAAGTTgtcaaacaattaaatttttgtttatgagAACTAAAGTTTGAGAAAGCTTTTCaccataaaaaattaatttagaaaatacttaaattatatgaaaattctttaataatagtgattagttttttgtttttatttgaataagctTGAAGTCAAGCTAAGCTGGAGAAAGGCGTGCGAAAGGGGGCGTGTCAGTTGGTCTGCGGTCGGTTTGcgctaaattaaattttgctGCGGTTGCCCCCAAAGTCCAACACACTtgcaccacacacacacacacaccaacacacacatactggCACACTCGTATACAAATTACTATTgcgccaaaataaaaaaagcgaaaagccaGCAGCAATTCTCATACGAAGGCAACATCTGCCCACTGCACTTATGCAACATGaccaaaaatttatttaaaaaaacgaGAGGAGAACTGCGAATATAAACGCTACCTTTTATTTCTGCAGCTTGGTATACTTGAGTTCGACAGCGCCATTGAGGAAGATTCCCATTCCGGTGTCCGCACCCAGGGGCACCTTCTTCGTCTGCTCCACCTGGTAATTGGAAAGGATGTGCACAATGGCCGTCTTGACACTCAGCTGACCCACACGCATACCTGAAAATAAGAGAGTTATTAGATTAAgattattatttcttatgAAAAGCACAGCCAAATTCATTCACCTAAACAAATACGAGGACCATCGCCAAATGGCAGGAAGCATCCTCGTTTGGTAAGGACACTCGCCGCTCCGTTCTCGAACCGATCCGGCCTGAATTCACTGGCCTCCGGATAGATGTCATCGTCATGATGGTACTGATAGGCTGGAACCATCACGGTTACTCCGGGTTCCAAGTCTACGGTTTTATCAGCTCCCACATTAATCTGAAGCGGCTTGGTGCAGATACGCATAAAGAAACCAATGGGGGTGGTCAGTCGAAGCGATtctgaaaatgtattttagaTATTGAAAGGAATGAAGTAGTAAAGATGGCCATTCTCCTGGGAAGAGCACCTACCATTGAAGCACTGGTCCAGATAGGGTAGGTTGTTGATCTGATCGTAGCTGATATGGCCCTCGGAGGCCAAGGCATCTAGTATTTCCGAGCGCAGCTTGTCCTGCTCTTCGCGGTGTTCGCTCAGCTGATAAGATAtagaatatataataatagattatatatattatacataagtgaaaattgtgaaattaacTAACCGAATAGAGCATGTGATAGAGCACAGCCCCCGAGGTTTCGTATCCATCCAGGTGAACGGTGAGGGCACGACCCACCGAGTCGTGGATGTTGTTGCcccgctgctgcagctgaatGAGATGGGATAGGAAGTCGGTGCGACCCTCGCCACTGCCACCTAGCCGCAGATTCAGTGCATCTTGGGTGAGTTGCAGGTAGAACTCATCCGTTGCCTTGGGGAAGAAGCGCATGGCGAACAGCTTTCGCACGAAGGTGGCCACCAGAGTCTTGTTGAAGCGGATCATCGAGCCGAAGGCATGGCCAGCCCAATCCGTGGAGTTCTTCTGGAAGGCTCCGATCTCACCGACTTTGCCGCTGAGGGTGCCTGCATCGATGCCCCAAATGAAATCCGCCATCGTATGGGCCGTAAATCGATAGGCTAGCTGAAGAGTGACATTAGCTTGGTTGAATGGACTTCCGGTCTAGGTGCTCACATCTCTGGTTTCGATGACATCGCCCTGCTCCCGCCGCGCCCTCTCAATATACTCGACCAGCTTCCGGCCACTCTGCTCCCAAATGGTGTAGGCCAGCTTCAGTCGACTGGGCGTCAATCCGCCCACATTTTCGGAGCGCAGTCGCTTCCATTTCTCGCCAGCGCTAAAAAAGGGCGAACCCGCCACGTACTTGTCATCCGGATTGTGGCCCACGAAGCTGCTGGTGATGGTGTCCCGAAAGTGACTGAACTTGTCCACCAAAATCTCATGGGCCAGCGCGGGATCCAAAACAAGGAGCTGCGGCTGTCGCGTGATGAAGGTGCCAACTGCTCTGTACTTATCCTTGTATTTACTGGAGGAGCAAATGTTTTCAACAATCTCCGATTAATGGTAAAAGCTCACTTGTAGACATCCTGAACATCGAGAATGAGACTGCGGCTCTTGTTGACCAGAATGCCCGGATAGCTGCCCAAAATGGTCAGTGGCTCGGCGGTGACCACTCCCCGCTTATCCCAGTACTTGTGGTACCAGGTCAGATAGAAGTAGACCACCGCAAAAGCCACATGAACGAAGGTCAAGCACAAACCAAGTAGTGTAAGCATGGCTGCCAACAAGAAATCGATCTGATCCCTAGCAGGTTCTCTAGAAAACTGGCGCTGAATGGAAATGTACTCTATACGTAGGCACTCTACTGACAAGAGCTATCAAATTTTAATCAGTATTTTATAATCATctatttatgttatttttttcgatGGCTTAATTGCAAGTACATTGCAGATAAGACTTTGTTGGAGAGGTAAGTTCTGGC
Proteins encoded:
- the LOC120454690 gene encoding probable cytochrome P450 309a1, with protein sequence MLTLLGLCLTFVHVAFAVVYFYLTWYHKYWDKRGVVTAEPLTILGSYPGILVNKSRSLILDVQDVYNKYKDKYRAVGTFITRQPQLLVLDPALAHEILVDKFSHFRDTITSSFVGHNPDDKYVAGSPFFSAGEKWKRLRSENVGGLTPSRLKLAYTIWEQSGRKLVEYIERARREQGDVIETRDLAYRFTAHTMADFIWGIDAGTLSGKVGEIGAFQKNSTDWAGHAFGSMIRFNKTLVATFVRKLFAMRFFPKATDEFYLQLTQDALNLRLGGSGEGRTDFLSHLIQLQQRGNNIHDSVGRALTVHLDGYETSGAVLYHMLYSLSEHREEQDKLRSEILDALASEGHISYDQINNLPYLDQCFNESLRLTTPIGFFMRICTKPLQINVGADKTVDLEPGVTVMVPAYQYHHDDDIYPEASEFRPDRFENGAASVLTKRGCFLPFGDGPRICLGMRVGQLSVKTAIVHILSNYQVEQTKKVPLGADTGMGIFLNGAVELKYTKLQK